From the Lathyrus oleraceus cultivar Zhongwan6 chromosome 3, CAAS_Psat_ZW6_1.0, whole genome shotgun sequence genome, the window GGAGGTAAAGATGAAAATATCCTCTAAGTATCTGTTGGAGAATATGACTTCAAACGAAACACTAGAGTGGCGTTGTAGCCTGTAGTTGGTGAAGATGATTGGACGCGTGAGACTTTTTTGACACATAGTACATTTCATTATGGAAAATGTAGATTTTCTAATGTACTTCTGTCACATCAAATCTTTTGTTAATTTTTGGATAACCTCCATTCAGAGGCTTCTTATATTTTTTGTTGAAGCTTGAGTAGCGTTTTCAAGGTTTGTCTTCAGAATCTTTGGTGAGACTTCATAGTATTTGGATGTGGGGTTATGGGACTTCAGATTCAGATAGTCAAAGCTTTTTATATCATAGTCAATCTTGAGAACTTCTGTTCAGAACGTTGATTTCGACAAATCAGGGCTGACTTGTTTGAACGCTTCTTTTCTTTGGTTCAAAGTCTAGACATATTCAGAGTCGGAATTGcaggagaattgcggtccaaaacgcagcggaaattaaaattttctcctttagagatccttatgaatggtcatgatcagtgatagaatatttacctcttgtgacgattgaaacctttggtgcagatctcttgtgatgatcaaaacctttgatgtagatccacggagcgatcacgaacgttgaacgatgacaacgtctctactcggtccacacgaacggattccttcaatctcagtgctagctggttcgaatgaaggctttgagtgagagagagagagagagagagaaaacgaaagTAATGCAACCGCAATATGAATtcttctgcacaagagttctatttatagaaccacttgtgtgggcttcaagctaaaagcccacttaagtgtattttggccaatatcttataatatgcccaaaatcacttaagcccatggtaccttaccatatttcgtattctactcaagtacaccgtaccttacgatgttctataattcacttaagggcaccgtaccttacggtattccttagttactctatctctcatcaatccgtcctttgtgtgtgaccctgtaggttttcgtgacgttggcaattatattaaatcacgcatttaacataataaacagtgagcggtatctagcaacacatcactgctacccaagacacgaaaatgtcatgtgatctgacaattccttctgtgataatacttatgtgtataattacccttttgcccttatgtctatattgaacacaaggcatagaccgtgtcatccttgtccagttcaatattgggcccgtagacatttatcctgttatgcaggatgggcaaattccatctaggtcactcatgtccatcAGTATGCTTCGTgaagtacccatcaactgtctttatggttatccagttacggacaacgttggatcagcaataaaacactcgactctacatctagggtccatagtggttttaggtcgaagagtggtatacaccattatcaccatgagaataacttatgacactttgcataactttctatatagtattctcatagcgggtcaatccggtataaatattactcctaatattcatacctatgtttaagacttgataactctttatccatgatccatgagatgtgatcatcagtatacaaacataatagtcttaatgctttaatgttatcccacttcacactaaagctcgactacggatactttaagaatagtgtccttatgtttaatgtgttctcatgattaagtcacacttaatacattaaacagactatttattccagggactttattaatcaaccataataaagaaaaagccatttattattaataattaattcgatacaagtaccaaaagcattagcctctagggcttacaccaacaagaaTTTGTTCCAACTTTTTATACACACTCAACAAACTGGTTAGAGTACAAAATTATTGTCTTACattttgttatcatcaaaacttcaGGATAGTTGTAAAACCAAACTTGTTCCAACATTCTCCtccttttttatgatgacaaatTTATGTATTTTGATTAACAATTTTTATTCAATAAACAATCATATGTTATAAAACTTCAAAGATAGGTTTGTAAGATTTCTGTAAGTTTTATAGTTTCAAAATTATTTCTTGAACTTAAATCTACAATGTGAAGTTTGTAAGTTTCCCCTGAGTTTAAGACTCAAAATAATTTTGGTTTCAATAAGATCTCAAGTCAGATAAGTAGGCTAAAATTTAGAGTAAGGTTTGTAAGTTCCCCCTGAGTTTTAGATTTCAAAAACTTTCTTAGTTTTATTGTTCAGAGTGAGGTTTGCAAGTTCTCTACTGAAAATCATCTAAAGTTCAGAGttaggtttgtaagctccccctaatTTTTATCCCTTCAATTTGAAGTGACCCAAATAAATGTGAGTTATTAGCCTATGTATGTGTAAGCCTTTGTTACTATCCAACAAAGAGGAGTATGTTTAACatgtgaaaaacaagaaaagaaaTGAGGAGAGAAGAGTGAAAACTAGTAGCCACACCAAATCTCGCAACTCCAATTAAACACATACCAGTTCCACGAGATCGGAGTTTGCGCACAATTTAACCGTTGGATCATCCTGAAATTTTTGCACAGTGTTCGCCTCTCATAGGAGTACATTTTGAATGACGAAGATCGGATTATGAGCATTATAAGTGACGAGTCCATTTGTGAGGTGCAAATGTTTTGGTGTTTTTTGAGTTGTTTGTCTCTCTTGATTATTGTTGTATTCCAAGTTTGATTGTAGACTTGATGATGTTTATATATGCCTCTAACTAGTGTTAGAGAGAACCTTGCTTGTATctttgttgattatagtggagATATTAAATGGTCTATGGGTCCCGTTATTTTTACTCCTAATTAACAGAGATTTTTCATGTTAAAATTGTGTTGTGTTGTTTAATGTATTTTTGTTAATTGCCGTTACATTTGATATTTGAGATAGATTGTGTTGTTGAATTAATCCGTTGCGTTTCTCccaatattttaaaaaaataaaaatgcattaataataaaaggaaaaaaattaTAGTACCAATTAAcattttttataaaacaaaagtAAGATATAATTTCTCAAAAAACAGTGCAGTAGTAAACCTCTCTTGTTGATGGTCTATATTACAAAAAATAGTGCATTAGGAAACCCTCTTAACATAAGAATAATTGTTAGGAAGTGAATATGAAAAATTAGAATTGAAAATGAACTCACTAACTTTTTTGAATACCAGTAGTTACAATTTATCATCATCATTTAAATATTCAAAACATAAGAATTTTGTAGGTAGAAATAAATTCTAAAAACAACAGAATAAAAGAGAAAACAAAAAAGGTGTGTTTTGAAAATAAATATACAGGATCACTCGTCACTTTTTTATGTGTTGAATTCATCATTTTCTTGAATATAGAACAAAATGTTTGACTAACGTGCATTCTAGTAATGCAATAAAGTTTTTTATTTAGAAGGAGTAAGAGTGTGTATTTTGATAATCATAATATTAATTATATAGATAAATAACTATAAATTTAAAATAGTAGGTTAAAAATAGAAAGTTATTTGAAGGTAATTTTGAAACAAAAATAGACCTTTCTAACTTTCTAAAATTTTGTATTCTCTTTTATCTATAATTTTATCTATAGTTATAGATAACAAAGTTTAACAATtaatctttaaatattttttcattaattAGATAAAAAGAATTAATCTAATAAGTTTTAAAGAGTTGAAATTTTTAAGTTAAGAACCAAAACCGAGGTTAACGTAAAGGACAAAAGTGGTTTGTTGGTGGCAACATTTAATTCTTCCATGCAAGGTCACCACTGCCACGCCATCAACTAGGCAATTCATACATTATTTTTTTCACAAATAGGAAAATGCATACATAGATTCCTTTGAAGTTGACATTTTTAACATGCAATATCTTCATTCTTAAATCATCATGATGTCATTTTCTTAAGATCTAAACCTTCCTCTTCACCTATATAAACCCCCACAATCCTTCTAACTAAGTACAAAACCACTCCTAATTAAACTCCTCCATTAAAGAAAAACCAAAAATGGCCTTCAACAACTTTCCCATTCTCACACTCTCCATTTTTCTTTCACTTTCCATTTTGGCATCATTTCCATTATCTTCCCTAGCTGATAAACCTAACATCCCGCCACAAAAAATATGCGAGTCCACCGTAGACCCTCCCTTCTGCAAAACTCTACTTGCTAACCAAAACGGCACCGTAATCGACTACGGTCGTTTCTCCGTCAGAAAATCCTTATCTCAATCTCAAAAATTCTTAAACCTAGTTCTTTCACACCTTCAAAACAAATCATCTTTATCACAAACCACAATTTCAGCTCTTCAAGATTGTGAATTCCTCGCGCAACAAAATTTCGAATTCTTATCAAACACGCACCAAGCCGCTAATAAAACCAGCAATGTTCTTCCCGTTTCTCAAGGTGAAGAATTTCAAACCTTGCTTAGTGCTGTTTTAACAAACCAACAAACATGTTTAGAAGGTTTGAATACAACTTCTTTAGATCAAACAGTGGTTAACGATTTATCATCAACAATCTCCAATGATGCAAAGATTCATAGTGTGTCACTTGCACTGTTCTTAAAGGGTTGGGTTGGTGATAACAAAAAACAAACATCATCGTCACAGAATGGAAGAAATCTAGGTTTTCGCAACGGTCGTTTACCGTTAAACATGTCGGATAAAGTACGCGCACGTTACGATTCGGCTAGAAGACATGGGAGAAAACTACTTCAAACAATCGATGAAAGTGTAACCGTGAGTAATATTGTGATTGTTGATCAAGATGGAAGTGGAGATTTTACAACTATTAATGCTGCTATAAGTGTTGCACCAAATAACAGTGTTGCTAGTAATGGTTACTTTTTGATTTTTGTTACTGAGGGTGTTTATCAAGAATATGTTTCTATACCTAGCAAAAAGAGGTATTTGATGATGGTTGGAGACGGAATTAATCGAACGGTTATTACCGGTGATCACAATGTTGTTGATAATTTTACAACGTTCAACTCAGCAACATTTGGTAAGCAAAGTTAATTAAGCATTTGCTAATATAACTAATAGTCCTAGGTTTGAATCCATCTTTGAGTACGCATCAATGTTAAATCTTTTGAGTAAGATTTTTGCCGTCTATTTTAGTATTTTTCAGCTTGAGTGATTAGTCTCTATGCAGAAGATATCCGATTTATATTAAAAGAATAACTATTAATATTATCATGCCTTGCTTGTTGATGTCCTTAACTTCAAGCAACACATTGCATGAGCATGCTTATAGTAGAATCAATAAAAAAAGTCACGTTGATTTTcatttttataataatattttgAGTATTTGATTGTTAATAAGCACTTTACTTACACATGAATTAATATTCTTTACTTGTTATAGTATACATGAAAATTAATTAGTCATGTGTGTTTGATGGGCAGCGTTCGCATCTGAACCAATTTTTAATCATGTTTGTGTTGATTTTCCATGCATGAATTTGCAGCTGTGGTGTCACAAGGATTCTTAGCAGTGAACATGACATTCCGCAACACTGCCGGACCAAGCAAACACCAAGCAGTAGCAGTTCGCAACGGCGCAGATTTATCGACCTTCTACAGCTGCAGCTTCGAAGGCTATCAAGACACATTATACACACATTCCATGAGACAATTCTATCGCGAATGCGACATCTATGGAACCGTCGACTTCATATTCGGAAACGCAGCGGTTGTTTTCCAAAACTGCAATCTCTATCCTCGCCTTCCCAACCCGGGACAGTTCAACGCTATAACCGCTCAAGGCCGAACCGATCCAAATCAGAACACAGGAACTTCTATACATAACTCAACTATAAAAGCTGCTGATGACTTAGCTCCGAATATTACTACGGTGAAAACATATCTTGGAAGGCCGTGGAAAGAGTATTCAAGGACGGTTTATATGCAATGTTTTATGGACAGTTTGATAAATCCTTCTGGATGGCATGATTGGAGTGGAGATTTTGCATTGAGTACTTTATATTATGCAGAGTTTAATAATACTGGACCTGGTTCAAATACTACAATGCGAGTGAATTGGGCTGGATATCATGTTATTAATGCTACTGATGCTGCTAATTTTACAGTGTTTAATTTTTTGGATGGTGATAGTTGGTTGACTCAAACTGGAGTTCCATACTCAAGTGGATTGATATAACTATATCAGAGTTCCAAGCTATATTTAAATTCAAGTGCATAGGTTATTTGTAGTTCTTCTAATTTTGTTTGTGTATGCTTCTCTATTGTCTAATTATAGTTGACTGAATAATGCATTGCTTCTTTGCATAGAAATATTCCTCCctaatatatattttttatataaaatactcaaaacttaaatttttattaatgacAATATAGcttaaatttaaataaaaattatattaaaatattttttaattatattgCACTCCAGAAAAATGTGGGAATTTTAAATTTGCAGAAGATATTTAGAGTAAGCACTATTGTCGAACAAATACTTTCTAATAGTGTGTATTATATAAACACTAAATAACTTGCCAATGTAACCGGTGTGGGGTTTTCTCAGATAGCCAAAAAATCATGTAAgatgcaatgcgttgccatcaCAATCACTGTACACAAAAACGAAAGAAAGATGAAAGTTTTGTTCCTTCCTCACTCTTTTCACAGAGATGATGTTGATGATATTTTAAAGCTTACAAGAGCACCGACTGAAATAAATAGCTACCTCCTGCATTCTTAGCCCACTCTTTTCACCTACTTGTCATCTCATTTctatcttttttttttatatatatatttatttataaacTATCTCTATTCTATTTTATTTACTTTTGActatatattttaatttattatacTACCAACAGTTTCTTTTTAATTGTCTAACCCATTTGGAGTAATTCTACAAATTATATCAATCATAGTCACTAAATAATTTGTAGGAACTTTAACTTGTATCATAGTTACTTTAACTAATTTGAGGTATAATTTGTAGAATTACTCCGAGGGATAATTTGTAGGAACTTAGTAATTGAATATAGAATCATTTCTATTATGGTATTCAATTAATATTCTATATGGAATATCTTGGAATTGAACCACACTTACCTCGTAATTTTCGAAGTCCAATATAATTGAATACCATATAGTGCAAATTCAGTATTATGCGAGTTCTTATAAACTATTAGTATTATGTTATTTTAGATGATTATATTCTTCCTCTTTACTTAATTGTCATTTATATAATGAGTATGAAAAACAAATCATTAAGAGGGACTCACAGGAGACATCTAGAGATGATGTTTTTAGTCATCAATCTGATAATATTGATCTTCCATATCTAACGGTATCTCATCATCTGAATATGAACAAATGAAGTTGTTATTTTTGATTTGTCTATTGGAAACAAAACCTTTAAAGAGAAATTTAAGACTCATGAGGATTTGATTTGTGCATCCCCGGAAGACTCACGTTTGCTTAGAGAACAATTATTTCAATTTATGAAAAGATTTTTTACAGGTCATCAACCTCCACGTTTGGATCAAAATccatcttctcccacttcttaaaaAACAGAACTAAATTATGGTGAACACACTTTTGTTTGTCATTTATTAATTTCAAGAACAATGATAGTGTTATTTTTGTTGTAATTTCTTGATATTAAGAGTTTTGTTTGAATTATTTTGTTGTAATATCTAATGTAAAAAAAGTACTATGGTTTTAATATTTAGTTTTAACAACATAGTACTATAAGTTTTGGTTTGGAAAATATTTATGTTATTCACAAAAACAATTTCTAATGTTTTTTTAATTATGATGATATAGTAAATTCAATTGTACTATTAATTAAATTTGGTAGAAAATTTACAATTTCAATAGTTTCATGCAGTTTCTCATTGATTAGTCGGTGAATATAAATGTCACTAAATCATGATCTTTTAATTTAGTGATAGAATATAACCGTGAGTAAATAATTCATTTAATTTGGTGATGGAAAATATCCCTCATAAACGAGTATTCATACATTAATCTTCAATAATTAGTGACGAAATATATAAATCACTAAAGTAAAATTATAGAGGTATTTAAAAATCCCTCACAAATTACTGGCGGATTTCTTTTCAATGGTTAGTGACATAATTTTAAATTTAATGACAGATTGGTTTCGACTATTTATGATGGAATTTGAAATCCTTCACAAATATTTTGCAACATTGAAATTTGGTATGGATTTTGGAACGTCGCTAAATCCGTCATTAAAGATTTTTGTGACGAGATTTTAGTGAATTAGTGACGGAATAATATCCTCTCtaaattcaattttttttagTAGTGATGCATCGTGTTATGCAAAGAACCCTCAGAATGAGTTGGATAGTGATTGATGCGTTGGAGGGCAGAATCTCCTGCTTCTGGTTAGAGCGAAGGTCTATCTATTCTATGTGACTTTCTACTTGGAGTTTGTTCTTAGTCCTTTCATCATGGGCCTTACTGACGATCCATAACAGTTGTATCTCAGACCCTTATTCTTATTCTATAGAATGAGGGTTTCACTGTGCACACCTTTAGACTTTCTATTAACCGAAGTAAGAAAAGAGTCTTGACAGGACATCACTAGCATTTAGAATATATGCACTACATATTTTTCTCTTGATCGACAATGTTTTACAGGGAAGTTTTGATGTGTCACTATGTCTGACAATAGTGATATCCTCTCTCTCCTAGAATATTCAAGTACTATGAATAATTCATAATGAGATATCGACCGTTGATAGCGTGGTTCGCGCTTGCCAATTTAATGGATCACACACTTTACTCTATTTAGACattatgttatttttaataaaggaaatttattgaataaaaaagaaaaaaaagaaaaagataagGGGACGTAATACCTAAACCATAAAAAAGCTAGCAACAATGATAGTTGGACATGCTGAACCTATCTCTAAAAAAAACATTCAAAAGCACAAATAGGAGGTGAATCCCACTAAGTGTCACAATCAACAAAAAAACCTACATTGACTAATGTATATGCGCATGCATTTTCCTTTATGTAAATGTAAAATATCTTAAATCTAAAGGAGTATATGGTGTGTAAAGTTTTCTTCTCTTTAATTAAAAGATGTCAATGAAAAATATTCAAATTAGAAAATGCACGAATGGTCAATATTGAGTCAATTTCAAGGCAAAGATTTCTCCAATTCTTCCTGATCATATTCAATAGAAAGCACGATTACATGCAATTAAGCTTGAAAGCAGGGCCGCCCTGTGCATGTGCAGTATGTGCTGCAGCACAGGGGCCCAAATATTAGAGGGCccaaattttttaattttttaattttttttcataaatattaataaaaataaataaaatgttattaaaaaaactcaataatcgaaaaaaatattatgataaaaactcaatacatacaaaaatcaagattgatcaaaacttaaaataattataattacatttatttttaattaata encodes:
- the LOC127132650 gene encoding pectinesterase codes for the protein MAFNNFPILTLSIFLSLSILASFPLSSLADKPNIPPQKICESTVDPPFCKTLLANQNGTVIDYGRFSVRKSLSQSQKFLNLVLSHLQNKSSLSQTTISALQDCEFLAQQNFEFLSNTHQAANKTSNVLPVSQGEEFQTLLSAVLTNQQTCLEGLNTTSLDQTVVNDLSSTISNDAKIHSVSLALFLKGWVGDNKKQTSSSQNGRNLGFRNGRLPLNMSDKVRARYDSARRHGRKLLQTIDESVTVSNIVIVDQDGSGDFTTINAAISVAPNNSVASNGYFLIFVTEGVYQEYVSIPSKKRYLMMVGDGINRTVITGDHNVVDNFTTFNSATFAVVSQGFLAVNMTFRNTAGPSKHQAVAVRNGADLSTFYSCSFEGYQDTLYTHSMRQFYRECDIYGTVDFIFGNAAVVFQNCNLYPRLPNPGQFNAITAQGRTDPNQNTGTSIHNSTIKAADDLAPNITTVKTYLGRPWKEYSRTVYMQCFMDSLINPSGWHDWSGDFALSTLYYAEFNNTGPGSNTTMRVNWAGYHVINATDAANFTVFNFLDGDSWLTQTGVPYSSGLI